The genomic region CGAGCGCCGGATCTTCCCGCTGCGCGATGTGGCGCCGTCCCGGCCGCGCCGTCTGCACGTTCATGTATCCGGTGTTGAAGGCGTCCGCCCGTCCGCAGTCCAGGATCAGCCGGCCGCCCGGCTCCGCCCCGCCGTGCGTGTGGACGTTCACGAACCCCGGCAGCACGAGACAGCGTCCGGTGTCCACGACCGTGTCGACCCGGCCGGAGTACTCGCGGCCGGCGTATGTGATCGTGCCGCCGTCGAAGACGACGACGCCGTTAGGGACCAGCCGGTGGCGCCGTCCGTCGAAGGCCAGGACCGCCTCGCCTTTGACCGCGGTCGTCATCGGCTCACAGCCCGCCGACGGGTCTGTCCGACGCGCGCCACGAGAAGAGCCGCTCGAGCAGTACGACGGCGAGGTAGAGGACCACGCCGAGCACCGAGATCAAGAACAGCGCCGAGAACAGGAAGTCCGTCCGCAGCGTCTGGGTCGAGTACAGGATGACGTAGCCGAGTCCGGAGTTCGCGCCGACCCATTCGCCGATGATCGCGCCGATCACCGCGAGCGCGATCGAGATCTTGAGCCCGGCGAAGAAGTACGGCAGCGCGTTCGGGAACTGCAGCTTGGTAAAGACCTGGACGCGCGACGCCGCGACCAGCCGCAGCAGATCGATCGCGTTCTCGTCCGTGGCCTTGAGGCCCTGCACCGTGTTCACCACGGTCGGGAAGAAACAGATCACCGCGGTGATGACCACCTTCGGCGTGATCCCGGACCCGAACCAGATGATGAACAGCGGCGCGATCGCCACCTTGGGAATGGTCTGCGACGCGATCAACAGCGGATAGAACGCCTTCTCGACGAGGCGCGAATTCACGATCAGGAGGGCCGCGGCCACCGCGATCGCGTTGCCGATGACGAAGCCGAGGGTGATCTCGTACGTCGTCGTCCACGTGTGGCGCATCATCAGCGGGAAGTACCGCAGCGTCGTCCTCAGAATGACGAGCGGGCTCGGCAGGATGAAGTCGCTGACGTGGCGCGTATCGACGACGACCTGCCACGCGACCAGCAGCAGCAGGAAGAAGATCGCCGCGGGGATGTTGCCGGCGACCGCCGCGGCCCCCTCCCGCAGCGCGCCGGCCGGCGCGCGCCGTCCGCCCTCACGTGCCTCGCGCGCCGGAGCGCTCACCTCGCGTCGTCCCCGGACGGATCGCCCTCGAGCTCTTTCAGGAGGATCCGGGAGTATTCAATGAACCCGGGCGACAGGCGCGTCTCCTGGGTCCGCGGCCGCGGCAGGTCGATCTGGTGGATCGAGCGCACGCGGCCCGGGCGCGGCGTAAACGTCACGACCGTGTCGGAGAGCAGGACCGCCTCCGGGATGCTGTGCGTGACGAAGAGCACCGTCTTGCGGGTCCGCTGCCAGATGCGGAGGAGTTCGACGCCCATCCGGTCGCGCGTGATCGCGTCGAGGGCTCCGAACGGCTCGTCCATCAGGAGAATACGCGGGTCGAACGATAGGGCGCGCGCGATCGCCACCCGCTGCTGCATCCCGCCCGACAGCTCGCCGGGACGGTGGGCCTCGAAGCCGGAGAGGCCGACCAGGTCGAGAAATTGACGCGCCCGCCGGCGGCGCTCGTCGCGGCCGAGCCCCTGAATCTCGAGCATCAGCGCCACGTTGTCGAGCGAGGTGCGCCACGGGAACAGGAGCGGCGTCTGAAACACGAAACCGAAGCTCCGGCGCGCCCGGG from bacterium harbors:
- a CDS encoding ABC transporter permease; translation: MSAPAREAREGGRRAPAGALREGAAAVAGNIPAAIFFLLLLVAWQVVVDTRHVSDFILPSPLVILRTTLRYFPLMMRHTWTTTYEITLGFVIGNAIAVAAALLIVNSRLVEKAFYPLLIASQTIPKVAIAPLFIIWFGSGITPKVVITAVICFFPTVVNTVQGLKATDENAIDLLRLVAASRVQVFTKLQFPNALPYFFAGLKISIALAVIGAIIGEWVGANSGLGYVILYSTQTLRTDFLFSALFLISVLGVVLYLAVVLLERLFSWRASDRPVGGL
- a CDS encoding ABC transporter ATP-binding protein; the protein is MANAIELDRVGLTYGAEGSARRVEALRDVGFGVGEGQFVSIIGPSGCGKSTLLKIVADLLPPSSGRVTVFGGDAHTARARRSFGFVFQTPLLFPWRTSLDNVALMLEIQGLGRDERRRRARQFLDLVGLSGFEAHRPGELSGGMQQRVAIARALSFDPRILLMDEPFGALDAITRDRMGVELLRIWQRTRKTVLFVTHSIPEAVLLSDTVVTFTPRPGRVRSIHQIDLPRPRTQETRLSPGFIEYSRILLKELEGDPSGDDAR